In Macrobrachium rosenbergii isolate ZJJX-2024 chromosome 19, ASM4041242v1, whole genome shotgun sequence, the following are encoded in one genomic region:
- the LOC136848495 gene encoding uncharacterized protein, translating into MSSNAVAPIINQLQQSLQHVDFRSLADGLDLKSLVTGLDVKTVSWLALIVVALIFIYEWWTKSYGYDASSLALSAADYWQDNRDQFTYDPYGRGSRSLEPLTDVLDALADAVKKWESTQGKSVKNRSS; encoded by the exons ATGTCTTCCAACGCCGTTGCCCCAATCATCAACCAGCTGCAGCAAAGTCTCCAGCATGTTGACTTCAGGAGCCTGGCAGACGGCCTCGACCTGAAGAGCCTCGTGACCGGGCTGGACGTGAAGACCGTCAGCTGGCTCGCTCTCATCGTCGTGGCTCTGATCTTCATCTACGAGTGGTGGACGAAATCTTACGGCTACGACGCCTCCTCTCTGGCCCTCTCGGCTGCTGATTATTGGCAGGACAACAGGGACCAGTTCACTTATGACCCCTATGGACGTGGAAG CAGGTCTTTGGAGCCCCTGACCGATGTCCTAGATGCTCTGGCCGACGCAGTAAAGAAATGGGAAAGCACTCAGGGGAAAAGCGTCAAGAATCGTTCTTCATAG
- the LOC136848532 gene encoding uncharacterized protein, protein MASSAHIFLLYFSPEKSPTTCPVHHLLQGLQNADLRSYTEGFDLQHFIHNIDLKTVGWIALVVVGIVFVYDLFTKSSGYTAKSLAVAAADSWQENKNQITYGITARGSRSLEPLTEVLDALAEAVKKWEEPGSNVLEERS, encoded by the exons atggCCTCCAGCGCTcatatttttctactttatttttccccagaaaaATCACCTACCACCTGCCCCGTTCACCACCTGCTTCAAGGACTGCAGAACGCGGACCTCCGTAGCTACACGGAGGGCTTCGACCTGCAACATTTCATCCACAACATCGACTTGAAAACCGTCGGCTGGATCGCCCTCGTGGTGGTGGGCATTGTCTTTGTGTACGATCTCTTCACCAAGTCCTCCGGATACACTGCCAAGAGTCTCGCCGTCGCTGCTGCAGACTCGTGGCAGGAGAATAAGAACCAGATCACTTACGGCATCACTGCTCGAGGAAG CAGATCTCTGGAGCCTCTGACAGAAGTCCTGGACGCCTTAGCGGAGGCGGTGAAGAAGTGGGAGGAGCCTGGCAGCAATGTTTTGGAGGAGCGTtcgtaa